A single genomic interval of Nitrospirota bacterium harbors:
- a CDS encoding phosphopantetheine-binding protein, producing the protein MEDSKSLPLEQEVANLIVQTLKLKIDPATIQPDAALFGEGLGLDSIDALELSLAISQTYGYQLKSSDPDIKAIFSSLRALANAIVKNRTK; encoded by the coding sequence ATGGAAGATTCAAAGTCACTGCCGCTTGAACAAGAGGTCGCGAACTTGATCGTCCAGACGCTCAAGCTGAAGATCGATCCGGCTACGATCCAGCCTGACGCCGCGCTGTTCGGAGAGGGGCTCGGCCTCGACTCGATCGATGCCTTGGAGCTTTCGCTGGCCATTTCACAAACGTACGGCTATCAACTCAAGTCGAGCGATCCAGATATCAAAGCGATCTTTTCCTCCCTGCGGGCGTTGGCCAACGCGATTGTGAAGAACCGCACGAAGTGA
- a CDS encoding AMP-binding protein, with translation MHDSPLIGPYSPDDVLAHEPDGSRSARQFLSDVARLAESLPDRLTVINLATSRYEFLVGFAAAILRRQLTLLPQSRAVQTLRRIAGDYPESYALTDRDERIDGIESVAMPHRRGLAPWPDEIPLVPLNQVVAIAFTSGSTGQPMPNKKTWGALTSVAYATGSRLGITGGDRASVVATVPHQHMFGLEASVMLPLMHGLVMHAGRPLFPADILSALADVEGRRILVTTPLHLRACMTEGVRMPPVGLILSATAPLSQDLAQEAERHFHTEVHEIFGFAEAGSVAERRTTAGNSWRPLDGVRLQSSERGWTVETDYLPAPVRVPDRITVDAQGLFVVHGREADQINVAGHRVSLGDLNQKLLEVEGVQDGVFYLPEEGSDFVTRLMAFVVAPGKTSEEIQRALRTHIDPVFLPRPLVCVPSLPRNATGKLPQESVRELARQWLAGQGHGT, from the coding sequence ATGCACGATAGCCCTTTGATCGGCCCCTACAGTCCGGACGATGTGCTGGCGCATGAGCCGGATGGTTCACGCTCGGCGCGGCAGTTTTTATCCGACGTCGCTCGACTCGCGGAGTCCTTGCCCGATCGGCTCACCGTCATCAATCTCGCAACGAGCCGCTACGAGTTTCTGGTGGGATTTGCCGCGGCCATTCTCCGGCGGCAGTTGACGTTGCTGCCTCAAAGCCGGGCGGTCCAGACCCTTCGCCGCATCGCCGGCGATTACCCCGAGAGTTACGCCCTGACCGATCGTGACGAGAGGATCGACGGGATCGAATCTGTCGCGATGCCACATCGACGGGGCCTGGCTCCCTGGCCGGATGAGATTCCCCTGGTCCCCTTGAATCAAGTCGTGGCGATCGCCTTCACCTCCGGGAGCACAGGCCAGCCGATGCCCAACAAGAAAACGTGGGGGGCGTTGACGTCCGTGGCTTACGCAACCGGATCCAGGCTTGGGATCACAGGCGGCGATCGCGCCTCGGTGGTGGCCACCGTTCCGCATCAACATATGTTCGGCCTCGAAGCCTCCGTCATGTTGCCCCTCATGCATGGATTGGTCATGCATGCCGGGCGACCGCTCTTCCCGGCCGACATCCTGAGCGCATTGGCCGACGTCGAGGGGCGAAGGATTCTCGTGACCACACCCTTGCATCTTCGCGCCTGCATGACCGAAGGCGTGAGAATGCCGCCGGTCGGGCTGATCCTCTCCGCCACCGCTCCCCTTTCTCAGGACTTGGCCCAAGAAGCTGAACGGCATTTTCACACCGAGGTACACGAAATTTTCGGATTTGCCGAAGCCGGCAGTGTCGCGGAGCGACGGACGACTGCGGGCAATTCCTGGCGGCCCTTAGATGGAGTGCGGCTTCAATCCAGCGAGAGGGGGTGGACCGTAGAGACGGACTACCTTCCCGCTCCGGTTCGGGTGCCGGATCGTATTACGGTCGATGCGCAGGGGCTGTTCGTCGTCCATGGCCGTGAAGCAGACCAGATCAATGTCGCCGGCCATCGGGTATCGCTCGGCGACTTGAATCAAAAACTGCTGGAGGTCGAGGGGGTGCAGGACGGTGTGTTCTATTTGCCCGAGGAGGGCTCCGACTTCGTCACCAGGCTGATGGCCTTTGTCGTGGCTCCGGGAAAAACCAGCGAGGAGATTCAGCGCGCGTTACGGACCCACATCGATCCGGTGTTTCTCCCGCGTCCCTTGGTCTGTGTGCCCAGTCTTCCTCGCAATGCCACAGGAAAATTACCACAGGAATCGGTACGTGAGCTGGCCCGGCAATGGCTGGCAGGGCAGGGCCATGGTACATGA
- a CDS encoding lipid A biosynthesis acyltransferase — MSLAWQQQQERGSPTAIRVMAWVAQSLGRPTARVLLHPICLYFLLASGSASLAIGQFRERLFGRPVTWRDLYRHYRAFASTILDRVYFLRGRFDLFDIQIHGLEVLDRELAKGRGCVLLGSHLGSFEVVRAVGLSRQHIEIRVLMDEQNAPLIRHLIQELNPTVAETVIQVGGAGTMLHVKECLDRGGVVGIMGDRVMQHDRTVACTFLGGQARFPTGAMRLARVVHAPVVLFFGLYRGGNRYEVHLESFSDGMELSPDQRAIDLQQWTQRYADRLEAYCRLAPDNWFNFYEFWNEKQ; from the coding sequence GTGAGCCTCGCTTGGCAGCAGCAGCAGGAACGCGGGAGTCCGACGGCCATCCGGGTGATGGCCTGGGTGGCGCAATCGCTGGGCCGTCCGACCGCTCGGGTCCTGCTCCATCCGATCTGTCTGTACTTTCTGTTGGCCTCAGGGTCTGCCAGCCTCGCGATCGGGCAATTTCGCGAGCGGCTGTTCGGTCGGCCGGTGACGTGGCGCGATCTCTATCGCCATTATCGTGCCTTCGCCTCAACGATCCTTGACCGGGTCTATTTTCTGCGGGGCCGGTTCGATCTGTTCGACATTCAGATCCATGGGTTAGAGGTGTTGGACCGGGAGTTGGCGAAAGGCCGTGGCTGTGTGCTCCTGGGGTCGCACCTTGGAAGTTTTGAAGTCGTGCGGGCCGTAGGACTGTCCCGTCAGCACATCGAGATCCGCGTCCTGATGGACGAGCAGAACGCGCCCTTGATTCGTCACCTGATTCAGGAGTTGAATCCCACCGTCGCCGAGACGGTCATTCAGGTCGGCGGAGCCGGCACCATGCTGCACGTAAAGGAATGTCTGGATAGGGGTGGTGTCGTCGGGATCATGGGCGATCGTGTGATGCAGCATGACCGGACTGTCGCCTGTACCTTCTTGGGGGGGCAGGCCAGATTCCCAACCGGCGCGATGCGATTGGCCCGCGTCGTCCATGCCCCGGTGGTCCTGTTCTTCGGGCTGTACCGGGGAGGGAACCGTTATGAGGTGCATCTCGAGTCCTTTAGCGACGGGATGGAGCTGTCGCCCGATCAGCGCGCCATCGATTTGCAGCAGTGGACGCAGCGGTATGCCGATCGCCTCGAGGCATATTGCCGCCTCGCGCCGGATAATTGGTTTAATTTCTATGAATTTTGGAACGAGAAGCAGTAA